A region of Solibacillus isronensis DNA encodes the following proteins:
- the dprA gene encoding DNA-processing protein DprA codes for MTNPINEQLLKLHYILPLSWNKVLNLLKITDDFDEILHISPKFLAVQLNIKEEKASQLIKHYKELIPRSMAIYYGQHNITAIPYTNPLYPERLKQLYDAPAVIYAKGDIQLLNRPKVIAVIGSRAATSYSEDVLNFILPPLIREQYVIVSGLAKGADRLAHEATIRYGGKTIGVLGHGFFHSYPPQNKELNAFMACEHLLVTEYPPYVGVQKWHFPARNRIISGLSEALVVTEAALKSGTLITTELALEQGKDVFAVPGNIFSEQSRGTNKLIKEGAIPVWDGFQILEEIRLFSKSR; via the coding sequence ATGACCAACCCAATAAATGAGCAATTATTGAAACTGCATTATATTCTTCCTCTCTCCTGGAATAAAGTCCTGAATTTATTGAAAATTACAGATGATTTCGACGAAATATTGCATATTTCGCCAAAATTTTTAGCGGTCCAGCTAAATATAAAAGAAGAAAAAGCCTCACAGCTTATAAAACATTATAAAGAGCTCATACCAAGATCGATGGCAATTTATTATGGCCAACATAATATAACGGCAATTCCCTATACGAATCCTTTATATCCGGAACGCTTAAAACAGCTGTACGATGCACCTGCTGTCATATATGCAAAAGGTGATATTCAATTACTGAACAGACCGAAAGTGATTGCGGTCATTGGTTCAAGGGCAGCGACAAGCTATAGTGAAGATGTATTGAATTTCATTTTGCCTCCGTTAATTCGTGAGCAATATGTCATAGTTAGCGGTCTTGCAAAAGGGGCAGACCGACTTGCACATGAAGCAACAATCCGATATGGTGGGAAGACAATAGGTGTTTTAGGCCATGGCTTTTTCCATAGTTATCCGCCTCAAAATAAAGAGCTGAATGCATTTATGGCATGTGAGCATCTACTTGTAACAGAATATCCTCCTTATGTCGGTGTGCAAAAATGGCATTTTCCTGCACGAAACCGTATTATTAGCGGATTGAGCGAAGCGCTGGTCGTTACGGAAGCCGCACTGAAAAGCGGAACACTAATAACAACAGAGCTTGCTCTTGAACAAGGAAAAGATGTTTTTGCGGTGCCGGGAAATATTTTTAGCGAGCAGTCACGAGGGACAAATAAATTAATAAAAGAAGGGGCAATTCCAGTGTGGGATGGCTTTCAAATCTTAGAGGAAATCCGATTGTTTTCAAAATCACGTTGA